A region of Streptomyces sp. NBC_01750 DNA encodes the following proteins:
- a CDS encoding ATP-binding cassette domain-containing protein, translating into MPSSVMPTSRRGGGPQSPAAVSTHGLRKSYGDKTVLNGIDLHIPAGSVFALLGPNGAGKTTTVQILSTLIAADGGQAQVAGHDVATSPDGVRTAIGVTGQFSAVDGLITGEENMLLMADLHHLSKREGRRTAAELLERFDLTEAAKKPASTYSGGMKRRLDIAMTLVGNPRIIFLDEPTTGLDPRSRHNMWQIIRELVSDGVTVFLTTQYLEEADQLADRIAVLNDGKIAAEGTAEELKRLIPGGHVRLRFSDPTAYQGAALVLREVTRDDDSLTLQIPSDGTQRELRSILDWLDSTGIEADELTVHTPDLDDVFFALTGDTDQRKEALR; encoded by the coding sequence ATGCCTTCATCTGTCATGCCCACGTCCAGGCGGGGCGGCGGTCCGCAGTCGCCCGCCGCCGTCTCCACCCACGGTCTGCGCAAGTCGTACGGCGACAAGACCGTCCTCAACGGCATCGATCTGCACATCCCGGCCGGGTCCGTGTTCGCACTGCTCGGGCCCAACGGCGCCGGCAAGACCACCACCGTGCAGATCCTTTCCACGCTCATCGCCGCCGACGGCGGGCAGGCCCAGGTAGCGGGCCACGACGTCGCCACGTCACCGGACGGGGTGCGCACAGCGATCGGCGTCACCGGGCAGTTCTCCGCCGTCGACGGCCTGATCACCGGCGAGGAGAACATGCTCCTCATGGCGGACCTGCACCACCTGTCCAAGCGCGAGGGCCGCCGCACCGCCGCCGAGCTGCTGGAGCGCTTCGACCTCACCGAGGCCGCGAAGAAGCCCGCCTCCACCTACTCCGGCGGAATGAAGCGCCGCCTCGACATCGCCATGACCCTGGTCGGCAACCCGCGGATCATCTTCCTCGACGAGCCCACCACCGGCCTCGACCCGCGCAGCCGCCACAACATGTGGCAGATCATCCGCGAGCTGGTCTCCGACGGCGTCACCGTCTTCCTCACCACCCAGTACCTGGAGGAGGCCGACCAGCTCGCCGACCGTATCGCCGTGCTCAACGACGGCAAGATCGCAGCCGAGGGCACCGCAGAAGAGCTGAAGCGGCTGATCCCCGGCGGGCATGTCCGGCTCCGCTTCTCCGACCCGACCGCCTATCAGGGCGCCGCCCTCGTGCTGCGCGAGGTCACCCGGGACGACGACTCCCTCACGCTGCAGATCCCCAGCGACGGCACCCAGCGCGAGCTCCGCTCCATCCTCGACTGGCTGGACTCCACCGGCATCGAGGCCGACGAGCTGACCGTGCACACCCCTGACCTCGACGACGTGTTCTTCGCCCTGACCGGCGACACCGACCAGCGCAAGGAGGCTCTCCGATGA
- a CDS encoding ABC transporter permease, with product MSSLSLAVRDSTTMLRRNLLHARRYPSLTLNLLLTPIVLLLLFVYVFGDVMSAGIGGGGADRSEYIAYVVPGILLMTIGGTVVGTAVSVSNDMTEGIIARFRTMAIHRQSVLIGHVVGSVLQSVMSVVLVGAVAVAIGFRSTDATAPEWLAAFGLLALVALALTWIAVGMGMVSPNAEAASNNAMPMILLPLLSSAFVPVDAMPGWFQPIAEYQPFTPAIETLRGLLLGSEVGNNGWIAIAWCLALSALGYYWSKAAFNRDPK from the coding sequence ATGAGCTCCCTCTCCCTCGCCGTGCGTGACTCGACCACGATGCTGCGCCGCAACCTGCTGCACGCGCGGCGCTACCCGTCCCTCACCCTGAACCTCCTGCTCACGCCGATCGTCCTCCTGCTGCTCTTCGTCTACGTCTTCGGCGACGTGATGAGCGCGGGCATTGGCGGCGGCGGCGCCGATCGCTCCGAGTACATCGCCTACGTCGTGCCGGGCATCCTGCTGATGACCATCGGCGGCACCGTGGTCGGAACCGCGGTGTCCGTCTCCAACGACATGACCGAGGGCATCATCGCCCGGTTCCGCACGATGGCGATCCACCGCCAGTCCGTGCTCATCGGGCACGTCGTCGGCAGCGTGCTGCAGTCGGTCATGAGCGTGGTCCTCGTGGGCGCCGTCGCCGTGGCCATCGGCTTCCGGTCCACGGACGCCACGGCCCCGGAGTGGCTGGCGGCATTCGGGCTGCTCGCGCTCGTCGCCCTGGCGCTCACCTGGATCGCCGTCGGGATGGGCATGGTCAGCCCGAACGCCGAGGCGGCCAGCAACAACGCGATGCCGATGATCCTGCTGCCGCTCCTCTCCAGTGCCTTCGTCCCGGTCGACGCGATGCCGGGCTGGTTCCAGCCGATCGCCGAGTACCAGCCATTCACCCCGGCCATCGAGACCCTGCGTGGGCTGCTGCTCGGCAGCGAGGTCGGCAACAACGGATGGATCGCCATCGCCTGGTGCCTGGCTCTCTCCGCGCTCGGCTACTACTGGTCGAAAGCGGCTTTCAACCGCGATCCGAAGTAG